A region of the Bacillus sp. NP247 genome:
TATTACTTATGCCACGTTCGTACTAATGGCATCACTTCATATACTTAAGAAGAGCATATAAAAAATCACCTATAGAATTCTATAGGTGATTTTTTCATGAAGAATATTTCATCGTTAAATGTAATACAGCCACTTCATCTTCTTCATTCTTATAGCTATGTTTCTTATTCGCTTCAAATTGAATAGAGTCAAACTCGTTTAATTCGTATACATCATTCTCCACTTGAATGGATACTTTCCCTTTCATTACCGTTACAAGCTCAATAGCACCTTCATGATGAGCTTCCGGTTCATATATACTATGCGCTCTTAAGCAAGCACGGTGCATTTCCAGCCCCGTTTCTTTCGTGTAACGGAACATTGTTTCTAAATGCCATGCTTGTCCTACATCTACCGCAAACCCTTCCCCGCAGCGCGCAACCGCTACTGGCTCTCCAACAACCATCAATCTCGATAAAGGAATTGATAACCCTTTCGTAATTTTCCAAATAACAGCTAAGGTTGGATTCGTTTCACCTCTTTCAATTTTCCCTAGCGTTAATTTACTAACACCTGTCTTTTGGGCTAAATCTTCTAAACTTAATTTTTGCTCATTTCGAATTTGTCTTAATAACTGACCTACTTGCTGGATAACTTCTTTTGTTTGCATGTCCTCATTTTCTTTCATCTATAAAACCACCTTAAAATATAAAATAGTTTACTTTTATCCACTTTAAGTATATTATACTATACATAAATACTCAATTACGAAAGGAGTGCCATACTTCATG
Encoded here:
- a CDS encoding helix-turn-helix domain-containing protein, translated to MKENEDMQTKEVIQQVGQLLRQIRNEQKLSLEDLAQKTGVSKLTLGKIERGETNPTLAVIWKITKGLSIPLSRLMVVGEPVAVARCGEGFAVDVGQAWHLETMFRYTKETGLEMHRACLRAHSIYEPEAHHEGAIELVTVMKGKVSIQVENDVYELNEFDSIQFEANKKHSYKNEEDEVAVLHLTMKYSS